One genomic window of Ilyobacter polytropus DSM 2926 includes the following:
- the rbr gene encoding rubrerythrin produces the protein MNLKGTKTEKNLLSAFAGESQARNKYTYYASQAKKEGYNHIASFFEETAHNEMAHAKIWFKLLHEGMPSTAENLKDAAEGENYEWTDMYENFAKDAEAEGFVKIAFLFREVGKIEKEHEERYLQLLKNVKDENVFKKEEKVVWECGNCGYLVEGVKAPEMCPVCDHPRAHFKVQAKNY, from the coding sequence ATGAATTTAAAGGGCACTAAGACAGAAAAAAATCTACTTTCTGCTTTTGCAGGGGAATCACAGGCTAGGAATAAATATACATATTATGCTTCTCAGGCTAAAAAAGAGGGATATAACCACATTGCATCTTTTTTTGAAGAGACAGCACACAATGAAATGGCACATGCAAAAATATGGTTTAAACTTCTTCATGAAGGGATGCCTTCTACAGCTGAAAATCTAAAAGATGCAGCTGAGGGAGAAAACTATGAGTGGACTGATATGTATGAAAATTTCGCAAAGGATGCAGAGGCAGAAGGCTTTGTTAAAATAGCTTTTCTTTTCCGTGAAGTTGGTAAAATAGAAAAAGAGCATGAAGAAAGATATTTGCAGCTTTTAAAAAATGTAAAAGATGAAAATGTATTTAAAAAAGAAGAAAAAGTAGTATGGGAATGTGGAAACTGCGGATACTTAGTTGAAGGAGTAAAGGCACCGGAAATGTGTCCTGTGTGCGACCATCCAAGAGCACACTTTAAAGTTCAGGCTAAAAATTATTAA
- the recQ gene encoding DNA helicase RecQ encodes MNNIREILKKYFGYVDFREGQEEIIKNILNKKDTLGIMPTGGGKSICYQIPALIFDGITLVISPLISLMQDQVTALNSLGIESVYINSSLSQRESNEIFKNISLDQYKIVYVAPERLENEYFLEQIKSKNISQIAVDEAHCISQWGHDFRKSYLGIPRFLKKLQSKPVISAFTATATPKVRNDIVGNLNFDPDIYLNGFDRKNLKFTTVKGVNSLAYIKKYLKEHSGEGGIIYASTRKEVDSIYNELLSRGYKVGKYHAGLKDSEREEYQNRFVEDELDIMVATNAFGMGIDKSNVRFVIHNNLPKDIESYYQEAGRAGRDGLEANCILIFNPKDILTQRFFIENNQFDNSREIMDVKYEKLNAMVNYCHTSKCIRSYILEYFGDEKIENCSNCSNCLDTGQTEDITIEAQKVISCIGRTGERFGVNMIVGILAGSKNQNILKWNLNKISTYSLMKEYKQKEVRAIIDLLIGDGYIEVLKGEFPTLKLTKKAYSFIKNRETFVRKVAQVDKKISYEGEQYFDALKKLRYEIAKEEGKPPYTVFSDKTLHEMARYLPLNKEDMLDIHGVGEVKFERYGIQFIEAIEKIKSSLSPEQI; translated from the coding sequence ATGAATAATATTCGTGAAATTTTAAAAAAATATTTTGGTTACGTTGATTTCAGAGAAGGTCAGGAAGAAATAATTAAAAATATTTTAAATAAAAAAGATACCTTAGGGATAATGCCTACAGGAGGTGGAAAATCTATATGCTATCAGATACCTGCACTGATATTTGACGGTATTACGCTGGTGATTTCTCCGCTTATATCCCTTATGCAGGATCAGGTTACTGCCTTGAATTCCCTAGGGATAGAGTCGGTATATATAAACAGTTCCTTATCCCAGAGAGAATCAAATGAGATATTTAAAAATATAAGTCTAGATCAATATAAAATTGTGTATGTGGCACCAGAAAGGCTGGAAAATGAATATTTTTTGGAACAGATAAAATCTAAGAACATATCTCAGATTGCAGTAGATGAAGCTCACTGTATATCTCAGTGGGGTCATGATTTTAGGAAAAGTTATCTGGGGATACCCAGGTTTTTGAAAAAACTTCAGTCTAAACCTGTTATATCGGCATTTACAGCCACAGCAACCCCCAAGGTAAGAAATGATATAGTTGGGAATTTGAATTTTGATCCCGATATATATTTAAATGGATTTGACAGAAAAAACCTTAAATTTACTACTGTAAAAGGCGTAAACAGTCTGGCATATATAAAAAAATATCTGAAAGAGCACAGTGGTGAGGGAGGAATAATCTATGCCTCCACCCGTAAAGAGGTGGATTCTATTTATAATGAACTTTTGAGCAGGGGATATAAGGTAGGTAAATATCATGCAGGTCTTAAGGACTCTGAAAGAGAAGAATATCAAAACAGATTTGTAGAAGATGAGCTAGACATAATGGTTGCTACTAATGCCTTTGGGATGGGTATAGACAAGTCTAATGTAAGATTTGTGATACATAATAACCTTCCAAAAGATATAGAAAGCTATTATCAAGAAGCAGGAAGGGCAGGAAGAGACGGACTTGAAGCTAACTGCATTCTTATATTTAATCCTAAAGATATACTGACTCAGAGATTTTTTATTGAAAATAATCAGTTTGATAACTCCCGTGAGATCATGGATGTAAAATATGAGAAGCTAAATGCCATGGTGAATTACTGTCATACTTCGAAATGTATACGATCCTATATACTAGAATATTTTGGTGACGAGAAAATAGAAAACTGTAGCAACTGCAGCAACTGTCTAGATACAGGTCAGACAGAGGATATAACTATCGAAGCACAAAAGGTAATTTCTTGCATAGGAAGAACCGGGGAGAGATTTGGGGTCAATATGATAGTAGGGATATTGGCAGGATCTAAAAATCAAAATATATTAAAGTGGAATTTAAATAAAATAAGTACCTACTCACTTATGAAAGAGTATAAGCAAAAGGAGGTAAGAGCTATTATAGACTTGCTTATTGGTGACGGATATATAGAGGTTCTGAAAGGTGAATTTCCAACTTTAAAGCTGACTAAAAAAGCTTATTCATTTATAAAGAATAGGGAAACTTTTGTAAGGAAGGTAGCACAGGTAGATAAAAAAATAAGTTATGAGGGAGAGCAGTATTTTGATGCTCTCAAGAAACTGAGGTACGAAATAGCAAAAGAGGAGGGGAAGCCCCCCTATACTGTTTTTTCAGACAAGACTCTTCACGAAATGGCCAGGTATCTTCCTCTGAACAAGGAGGATATGCTTGATATACACGGAGTCGGAGAGGTGAAATTTGAAAGGTACGGAATACAGTTTATAGAGGCAATAGAAAAAATAAAATCCTCTTTATCTCCGGAACAAATCTGA
- a CDS encoding transporter substrate-binding domain-containing protein: MKKILLILMVVVFSAISFAEGRVDSILRNKKIRVGTTGDYKPFTYYNGKDYEGYDIEVAKYIASEIGVELEFVSTTWKNLITDLEADKFDIAMGGITRRTGRQLKAEISRPYLVFGKCPIVRKADEQKYKSLEDIDQPGVKVGVNIGGTNEKFADQNIKSAKIIRYEKNLDVPVAVMKGEVDVMISETPEAMHYANEYKELASPMTANPMTKSQLGYLIPKGDNEMLNLINFIMDEMELKGIMDKLKRENIK, from the coding sequence ATGAAAAAAATATTATTAATACTAATGGTCGTGGTATTTTCTGCGATTTCATTTGCTGAAGGAAGAGTAGACAGTATTTTAAGGAATAAAAAAATAAGAGTCGGAACAACTGGAGATTATAAACCTTTTACTTACTATAACGGGAAGGACTATGAGGGGTATGATATTGAAGTGGCAAAATATATAGCATCTGAAATAGGTGTAGAGTTGGAATTTGTTTCTACTACATGGAAAAATCTTATTACGGATCTGGAAGCTGACAAATTCGATATTGCCATGGGAGGAATAACAAGAAGGACAGGAAGGCAATTAAAAGCTGAAATATCAAGACCATATCTAGTATTTGGTAAATGCCCTATAGTTAGAAAAGCAGACGAACAAAAATATAAGTCTCTAGAAGATATAGACCAGCCAGGTGTGAAGGTGGGAGTGAATATAGGGGGAACCAATGAAAAGTTTGCTGATCAGAATATAAAATCGGCTAAAATAATAAGATATGAGAAAAATCTGGATGTACCGGTGGCTGTCATGAAAGGAGAGGTAGATGTTATGATATCAGAGACTCCTGAAGCGATGCATTATGCAAACGAATATAAAGAACTGGCATCTCCAATGACAGCAAATCCTATGACGAAAAGTCAATTAGGTTATTTAATTCCAAAAGGAGATAATGAAATGCTGAATTTGATTAACTTTATAATGGATGAGATGGAATTAAAAGGTATTATGGATAAACTCAAAAGAGAAAATATCAAATAA
- a CDS encoding zinc ribbon domain-containing protein YjdM, which yields MIDLPNCPKCNSEYTYEDGNLLVCPECSYEWNPELENSEEGEKIYKDSNGNVLVDGDTVSVIKDLKVKGSSLVVKKGTKVKNIRLVDADHDIKCKIDGVGAMELKTEFVKKI from the coding sequence ATGATTGATTTACCAAATTGCCCAAAATGTAACTCGGAGTATACTTACGAAGACGGAAACCTATTAGTATGTCCAGAGTGTTCTTATGAATGGAATCCAGAACTTGAAAATTCTGAAGAGGGAGAAAAAATATACAAAGATTCCAACGGAAATGTACTTGTTGACGGAGATACAGTAAGTGTAATAAAAGACCTTAAAGTAAAGGGAAGTTCTCTTGTTGTAAAAAAAGGAACTAAAGTTAAAAATATAAGATTAGTTGATGCTGACCATGATATTAAGTGTAAGATCGATGGTGTAGGAGCTATGGAACTTAAAACTGAATTTGTAAAAAAAATATAA
- a CDS encoding phosphoenolpyruvate carboxykinase (ATP), with amino-acid sequence MSTLLGLNKKDIGTNTPLMYSKIRTILETAFYRNNVINVGTLKEAYNLAKNSPGTVVTDLPIYKTEEIGLEEDSKVLIFNDGDRTGRTAAARKILGDRGVDENEYAGKLREAVFSSRKKKMYRASVCVGLHEDFMVRAHLLIPEGYENVLYSWMLNFQDFNDEIKVKYDNSETIEEGDIFVYSDPDWSHEDHPVGLTFFDSDHNCAALLGMRYFGEHKKGTLTLAWTIATRCGYTPCHGGQKRYNLPNGDKFVAGVFGLSGSGKSTITHAKHKDKYDVTVLHDDAFIISNDDGSSISMEPSYFDKTQDYPTDSPDNKYLLTMQNCAATMDDQGKIVPVTEDIRNGNGRAIKSKYWSPNRAYKFEKKCDAIFWLMKDESMPPVMKVNSSTLAATLGATLATKRSSAEHLLKGVDSNKLVIEPYANPFRTYPLCNDYKKFKSLFKEREIECYILNTGFFLHRKITPEITLGIIESIIEKKGGFKKFGPVDNIEYMEIEGYNPNFDDVNYINLVQSRIQTRLDFIGELREFNRLPYEASESLYKILEKLESIK; translated from the coding sequence ATGTCTACACTATTAGGTCTAAATAAAAAAGATATAGGGACAAACACACCATTGATGTACTCTAAAATACGTACAATACTGGAAACAGCATTTTACAGAAATAATGTTATAAACGTGGGGACTTTAAAAGAAGCTTATAATCTCGCAAAGAACTCTCCGGGAACAGTAGTAACTGATCTGCCAATATATAAAACTGAAGAAATAGGTCTAGAGGAAGATTCTAAAGTTCTTATCTTCAACGACGGAGACAGAACGGGAAGAACTGCAGCAGCAAGAAAAATCCTTGGAGACAGAGGCGTTGATGAAAATGAATATGCAGGAAAGCTGAGGGAGGCTGTTTTTTCCTCTAGAAAAAAGAAGATGTACAGAGCCTCAGTATGTGTAGGTCTGCATGAAGACTTTATGGTAAGGGCACACTTACTTATTCCTGAAGGTTATGAAAATGTTCTTTATTCATGGATGCTCAACTTCCAAGATTTTAATGATGAAATAAAGGTAAAGTATGATAATTCTGAGACGATAGAAGAGGGAGATATCTTTGTATACTCTGATCCAGACTGGTCTCATGAAGATCATCCAGTTGGTCTCACATTTTTTGACTCAGATCACAACTGTGCTGCCCTATTGGGAATGAGATACTTCGGAGAACATAAAAAAGGAACACTTACACTGGCATGGACCATTGCCACAAGATGTGGATATACTCCGTGTCACGGGGGGCAAAAGAGATACAACCTTCCAAATGGTGACAAGTTTGTGGCTGGAGTCTTCGGTCTGTCAGGTTCTGGGAAATCTACCATCACCCATGCAAAACATAAGGATAAATATGATGTAACTGTGCTTCATGATGATGCCTTTATTATATCCAATGACGACGGTTCATCAATCTCTATGGAGCCATCTTATTTTGATAAAACCCAGGATTATCCTACAGATTCTCCTGACAATAAATATCTTCTTACTATGCAAAACTGTGCCGCTACAATGGATGACCAGGGTAAGATAGTCCCTGTTACAGAAGATATAAGAAACGGAAATGGAAGGGCTATCAAATCAAAGTACTGGTCACCAAACAGAGCATATAAATTTGAAAAAAAATGTGATGCTATATTCTGGCTAATGAAAGACGAGAGTATGCCTCCTGTAATGAAAGTAAATTCTTCTACACTGGCAGCAACTCTAGGGGCTACCCTAGCCACCAAAAGGTCTTCTGCAGAGCATTTATTAAAGGGCGTAGACAGTAATAAACTGGTGATAGAGCCTTATGCAAATCCATTTAGGACCTATCCTTTATGTAATGACTATAAAAAGTTCAAGTCTTTATTTAAAGAGAGAGAAATAGAGTGCTATATACTTAATACAGGTTTTTTTCTTCACAGGAAGATAACACCGGAAATTACATTAGGGATTATAGAGTCTATAATTGAGAAAAAAGGCGGATTCAAAAAGTTTGGACCTGTGGATAATATTGAATACATGGAGATAGAAGGGTATAATCCAAATTTTGATGATGTAAACTATATAAATCTAGTACAAAGCAGAATCCAGACTAGACTTGATTTTATAGGTGAACTTAGAGAATTTAACAGACTTCCATATGAGGCTAGTGAGTCACTTTATAAAATCCTTGAAAAACTTGAGTCAATTAAATAA
- a CDS encoding nuclear transport factor 2 family protein, whose protein sequence is MGKYQEAKKKVRDYFDALESARVEDIKNVLKEYMSEDYLFRGVYPFREQHGTDATAENFWIPLKKSLKRMQRRQDIFIGGTNEISGEKWVMSMGHFMGLFDEEWMGIRPTGKMINLRYAEFSCVENDKITKTGIFIDIIGFMIQAGANPLPPSTGSCFVYPGPRDHNGLLFEDAPENEGIETLALVNKMVDDLSALNDSGAMGCPPEVLEKSWSKDMIWYGPGGIGASYTIPRYQLQHQLPFRNNLKDKKFNGHVCRFAEGNFACFFGWPNLSNVPIGGFLGLPGGEIKADMQVVDVYYRKGDKLSENWVLIDIPFWLKQQGLDIFQRTQQILNPKL, encoded by the coding sequence ATGGGAAAATATCAAGAGGCAAAGAAGAAAGTCAGAGATTATTTTGATGCACTGGAAAGTGCAAGAGTGGAAGATATAAAAAATGTATTAAAAGAGTATATGAGTGAAGACTACTTATTTAGAGGAGTGTATCCTTTTAGGGAACAACATGGAACTGATGCGACAGCAGAAAATTTTTGGATACCTTTAAAAAAATCTTTGAAGCGAATGCAGAGAAGGCAGGACATATTCATCGGTGGCACAAATGAAATCAGTGGAGAGAAATGGGTAATGTCTATGGGTCACTTTATGGGACTTTTTGATGAAGAGTGGATGGGTATTAGACCTACTGGTAAAATGATAAATCTAAGATATGCTGAATTTAGTTGTGTTGAGAACGATAAAATAACCAAAACAGGAATATTTATAGATATCATTGGATTTATGATTCAGGCTGGAGCCAACCCTTTACCACCTTCAACAGGGTCATGCTTTGTATATCCAGGACCGAGGGATCACAACGGCTTACTTTTTGAAGATGCTCCAGAAAATGAAGGAATAGAAACCTTGGCCCTGGTAAATAAGATGGTTGATGATCTTTCAGCTTTAAATGACAGCGGAGCCATGGGATGCCCACCGGAAGTTCTTGAAAAGTCTTGGTCTAAAGATATGATCTGGTATGGACCGGGAGGTATAGGAGCCAGTTATACTATTCCTAGGTATCAGCTCCAGCACCAATTGCCTTTTAGGAATAATTTAAAGGATAAAAAATTCAACGGACATGTATGTAGATTTGCAGAAGGAAATTTTGCATGTTTTTTTGGATGGCCAAATCTATCAAATGTACCAATCGGAGGTTTTTTAGGTCTACCTGGCGGAGAAATAAAGGCAGATATGCAGGTGGTAGATGTTTATTACCGTAAAGGAGATAAATTGTCTGAAAATTGGGTTCTCATAGATATACCTTTTTGGCTAAAACAGCAGGGGCTAGATATTTTTCAACGTACTCAACAAATTTTAAATCCAAAATTATAG
- a CDS encoding ester cyclase — translation MQEKMNIENIIFYGDSKEVNSVRNLDYNDYKKLDSKNQDLKGFDSKYKDFVDYIIRITHNIWEEKGIGIIYDTYSNNVNMHFGSFNVSGIKSVIAGTLETLFSFPDRRLVGQDVIWSRHGERGYMSSHRIQSTATNMNDSSFGPATGKKVSFRTTVDCAVENNKIYEEWLVRDNLWIVKQLGFDPVEVAKKMANNSVLKLTSGMESMGINENMKGQLTPSLYTAKSDEIGEICLEMISKIYNYRLFNEVENYYASNAVVHYICDKDLVGHQQIQGMLISLFASFPNANFIVERITYNDREEENGFDVAVRWRLCGVHEGLGYFGKPTNKMVEILGISHLTMIDGKVVEEWMTYDGLDVYRQIHIEGIGDEVKEEN, via the coding sequence ATGCAAGAAAAGATGAATATTGAAAATATAATTTTTTATGGTGACTCAAAAGAGGTAAATAGTGTGCGGAACTTAGATTATAATGACTATAAAAAATTAGACAGTAAAAATCAGGATTTAAAGGGTTTTGATTCAAAATATAAGGATTTTGTAGATTACATTATACGAATAACACATAATATTTGGGAAGAAAAAGGCATAGGCATTATTTATGATACCTACTCCAACAATGTGAATATGCATTTTGGGTCTTTTAACGTCAGCGGTATAAAATCAGTAATTGCAGGAACCCTAGAGACGCTTTTCTCTTTTCCAGACAGAAGACTCGTCGGTCAGGATGTCATCTGGTCGAGACACGGTGAGAGAGGATACATGTCATCTCACAGAATACAATCTACAGCTACAAACATGAATGACAGTTCCTTTGGACCAGCAACAGGAAAGAAGGTAAGCTTCAGGACTACTGTAGACTGTGCAGTTGAAAATAATAAAATTTATGAAGAGTGGCTTGTAAGGGACAACTTATGGATTGTAAAGCAACTTGGATTCGATCCTGTAGAAGTAGCTAAGAAAATGGCAAATAATTCTGTTTTAAAACTTACCTCAGGGATGGAAAGTATGGGAATAAATGAAAATATGAAGGGACAGTTGACTCCAAGCCTGTACACTGCAAAGTCAGATGAGATCGGGGAAATTTGTCTTGAGATGATCTCTAAGATTTATAATTACAGGCTATTTAATGAAGTCGAAAATTATTATGCTTCTAATGCAGTTGTGCATTATATATGTGATAAAGACCTGGTAGGGCATCAGCAGATTCAGGGAATGCTCATAAGCTTATTTGCTTCTTTTCCCAATGCAAATTTTATAGTAGAACGGATAACATATAACGACAGAGAAGAGGAAAATGGATTTGATGTTGCTGTCAGGTGGAGACTGTGTGGCGTGCATGAGGGCCTTGGTTATTTTGGGAAGCCAACCAATAAGATGGTAGAAATTCTTGGGATTTCTCATCTTACGATGATAGATGGAAAGGTTGTAGAAGAGTGGATGACCTATGATGGACTTGATGTATACAGACAAATTCATATTGAGGGTATAGGGGATGAGGTTAAAGAAGAGAATTAA
- a CDS encoding YczE/YyaS/YitT family protein, which translates to MECFEKIKLLNKKSILKRILIYIIGVFIFALGVAFSIKSNLGVSPVSSVSFVLSLITKGSVGFISIVFFIGLIMFQWIILRKDFKIRNLSQLIFAIVFGTFVDMSIFMISTISKGSLVMQFFHLALGTFLISLGIYLMIKTNITISPGDGFVTALAIKSGFKFTKLKVSFDLFCTFVSVLLSFVFLKGVYGVGIGTVLCALGVGTTMDLIDKFIGERLIIYLEEN; encoded by the coding sequence ATGGAGTGTTTTGAAAAAATTAAACTTCTTAATAAAAAATCTATATTAAAAAGAATATTGATATATATAATTGGTGTTTTTATATTTGCTTTAGGAGTAGCCTTTTCTATAAAATCAAATTTAGGTGTGTCTCCTGTAAGTTCTGTTTCTTTTGTGCTGAGCTTAATAACAAAAGGATCCGTAGGTTTTATAAGTATTGTTTTTTTTATAGGGCTTATAATGTTTCAATGGATCATACTTAGAAAAGATTTTAAAATAAGAAACTTATCCCAATTAATATTTGCTATAGTATTTGGAACTTTTGTAGATATGTCTATATTCATGATATCAACTATTTCTAAGGGAAGCTTGGTAATGCAGTTTTTTCATCTTGCCCTGGGAACCTTTTTAATATCTCTTGGTATATATCTGATGATCAAGACAAATATCACAATCAGTCCCGGTGACGGATTTGTAACTGCCCTTGCAATAAAAAGTGGATTTAAATTTACTAAACTTAAGGTAAGCTTTGATCTGTTTTGTACATTTGTTTCGGTGCTATTATCCTTTGTATTTCTAAAGGGGGTATATGGTGTTGGGATAGGTACGGTTTTATGCGCTTTGGGAGTTGGGACTACCATGGATTTGATAGATAAATTTATTGGTGAGAGATTAATAATTTATCTTGAGGAAAATTAA
- a CDS encoding LacI family DNA-binding transcriptional regulator, which produces MMKDPGKRISSKDVAKLAGVSQSTVSRVFSENSNLISKETRNKVTKAANELGYRPSLIARSLKEKSTKIIGIEINDFKNSYYMKALGMFAETFQERGYNLMIFNVEESENMENKLKKALEYQVAGLIITNAILSDEYLEWCTRYQIPIFMFNRINHEEHKLSSIVCDNYLGGKKIAELLYENGLKKIAYISGNENSSTNKGREAGFSDFLKIKNMSYTKIQGEFSYESGFQSAEKLINSHKNIDSIFCASDSIALGVIDYIKNKTSIRIPEDISVVGFDDIDEAGNINYNLTTYKQPIRELVDYTVKEMVDRIEKKTEKMVNIKLEGELLIRNSCKILNKN; this is translated from the coding sequence ATGATGAAAGATCCAGGTAAAAGAATTTCTTCAAAAGATGTTGCAAAACTAGCAGGAGTTTCTCAGTCTACAGTTTCGAGAGTATTCAGTGAAAATTCCAATTTGATCTCAAAGGAGACAAGAAACAAGGTAACAAAAGCAGCCAATGAACTAGGCTACAGACCAAGCTTGATAGCTAGGTCATTAAAGGAAAAATCCACTAAAATAATTGGTATAGAGATAAATGATTTTAAAAACTCATATTATATGAAGGCCCTTGGAATGTTTGCTGAAACATTCCAGGAGAGGGGCTATAATTTGATGATTTTCAATGTGGAAGAATCTGAGAATATGGAAAATAAGTTAAAGAAGGCTCTAGAATATCAAGTTGCCGGGTTAATAATCACAAATGCAATTTTGAGTGATGAATATTTAGAGTGGTGCACAAGATATCAAATACCTATTTTCATGTTTAACAGAATCAACCATGAGGAGCACAAACTGAGTTCTATAGTTTGTGACAATTATCTGGGCGGCAAAAAAATAGCGGAACTTCTCTATGAAAATGGTTTAAAAAAAATAGCTTATATTTCAGGAAATGAGAATTCTTCAACCAACAAGGGAAGAGAGGCAGGATTTTCAGATTTTTTAAAAATTAAAAATATGAGTTATACCAAAATCCAGGGAGAATTTAGTTATGAATCGGGATTTCAGTCAGCAGAAAAACTGATTAATTCCCATAAAAATATTGACAGTATATTTTGTGCATCAGACTCAATAGCACTTGGAGTGATTGATTATATAAAAAATAAAACTTCTATCAGAATTCCTGAAGATATTTCAGTTGTGGGTTTTGATGATATTGATGAGGCAGGGAATATCAATTATAATTTGACTACGTACAAACAACCTATTAGGGAGTTGGTGGACTATACTGTTAAAGAGATGGTAGATAGAATAGAGAAAAAAACAGAAAAAATGGTTAATATTAAACTAGAGGGAGAGTTATTAATAAGAAATTCTTGTAAAATCCTGAATAAGAATTGA
- a CDS encoding sodium:solute symporter, with product MISKIDSAIIIIYILGLLVIGWFLGKENKDQEDYFLAGRSMPWLPIGLSVAATMISANSFVGAPGWAYNAGIAPFMVNIGVPLAIFFVVYTTIPVLYHLKLTSIYEYVEKRLGISSRMLTVIGFLVNSIIQISSMVFVPALILQRITGWDLKLIVPIVVLSSIIYTLLGGIKAVIWTDAVQMVIMWCGLIFSIGLILKGIGMGFFETIAVAKESGKLAALDFSLDISKTNAFWASLFGGTIMWIRYFGFDQGQVQRILTAKSIRGVKNSFMVSAFIMNILYFLFLTIGILLFVFYKGKEFTSSNDIMIDFIVNHLPVGVVGLVIAGAFAAAMSSIDSLLNSMSTVFVKDIYERFFSKDHQEASLKMSMTVSAVWGVVIIIFTLLGFSGTTKSVLETVGSYISYISGPMCGAFFLALFTTKANDKGVTGGVVLGFFITLMFGKYAGASWIWKPAVGLVSTYSVGYLLSLILPSSKTEEEIKEYTVLGLRKKLLDSGLVEEDGVSIVPLKMDKYT from the coding sequence ATGATTTCAAAGATTGACTCGGCAATTATTATTATTTACATTTTAGGTTTACTTGTAATTGGGTGGTTTTTAGGGAAGGAAAATAAGGATCAGGAGGACTACTTTTTAGCTGGAAGATCTATGCCTTGGTTACCAATAGGACTTTCAGTAGCAGCTACAATGATCAGTGCAAACAGTTTCGTAGGAGCTCCAGGGTGGGCCTATAACGCAGGGATAGCTCCATTTATGGTAAACATAGGTGTACCTCTAGCTATATTTTTTGTGGTATATACTACTATACCAGTTTTATATCATCTCAAACTAACATCGATTTATGAGTACGTTGAAAAAAGATTGGGGATAAGTTCTAGAATGCTTACAGTAATAGGATTTCTTGTCAATTCTATAATTCAAATTAGCTCTATGGTTTTTGTTCCAGCTTTGATTTTGCAGAGAATCACAGGTTGGGATCTAAAACTTATAGTTCCAATTGTTGTGTTGTCTTCGATAATCTACACCCTTCTTGGTGGAATAAAAGCCGTTATCTGGACAGATGCTGTACAGATGGTTATTATGTGGTGTGGACTTATTTTCTCGATAGGACTGATTTTAAAGGGAATTGGTATGGGATTCTTTGAAACAATTGCTGTGGCAAAAGAATCAGGGAAGCTGGCAGCACTTGATTTCTCATTGGATATCTCCAAGACAAATGCATTCTGGGCGTCACTTTTTGGAGGAACTATCATGTGGATTCGTTACTTTGGATTTGATCAGGGGCAGGTACAGAGGATACTTACAGCAAAATCTATAAGAGGTGTAAAAAATTCATTTATGGTAAGTGCCTTTATTATGAACATCTTATACTTTTTATTTTTAACTATAGGAATTCTGTTGTTTGTATTTTATAAGGGGAAAGAATTTACAAGTTCAAATGATATAATGATAGACTTTATAGTAAATCATCTTCCAGTTGGGGTTGTAGGTCTTGTAATTGCAGGGGCTTTTGCAGCGGCCATGTCTAGTATTGACTCATTGCTAAACTCCATGTCAACAGTATTTGTAAAAGATATCTATGAAAGATTTTTTTCAAAAGATCATCAGGAAGCTTCTCTTAAAATGTCTATGACTGTGTCGGCAGTATGGGGAGTTGTAATAATAATATTTACGCTTCTTGGATTTTCTGGAACGACAAAATCAGTTCTTGAGACGGTAGGTAGTTATATTTCCTATATATCGGGACCTATGTGTGGGGCATTTTTCCTTGCTTTGTTTACCACAAAGGCAAATGACAAAGGGGTAACAGGAGGAGTAGTCTTAGGATTTTTTATCACATTAATGTTTGGAAAGTACGCAGGGGCAAGCTGGATATGGAAGCCAGCAGTGGGACTGGTATCAACATACAGTGTAGGATATCTATTGAGCCTGATTCTGCCTTCATCAAAAACTGAAGAAGAGATCAAAGAATACACCGTACTCGGCCTTAGAAAAAAACTTTTAGATAGCGGTCTTGTAGAAGAAGACGGCGTATCAATAGTACCACTTAAAATGGATAAATATACATGA